The nucleotide window GATGGCGCCGGGAACGCCGCGAGCGAGGAACCTGCCCCAGCCGTTTTCGCCGCAGAACTTGTAATCATCGACAATGACGCGCCCGCGGGAGAGGGTCGTTCTTGCAAAGCCGGCCAGGTTCCAGCCCTCGTAAGGCGACCAGTCGGCGTTGGTTTCCATCTCCGCGGGATTGACCTTGATCTTGTGCCTGGGATGAATGATGGCGATGTCGGCGTCGAAGCCCTTCTTGATTTGTCCTTTTCGATCGCCGAGTCCCATCATCCGAGCCGGCACCGTTGAACACTTCTTCACCAACTCACTGATTGAGAGTCTGCCCTTCGTCACGCCGTAGGTATAGACAAGCGGAACGAGCGTTTCGAGTCCCGGCAGGCCCATTGGAATACGGGTCCAATCGCCGCTCCACATTGCCTTCTGTTCGCGGTTGAAGGTGCAGGTGTCAGTCGAGATGACGCTGACCGTGTCTTTCTTCAGGCCCTTCCATATGCGGGCCTGGTCCGGTTTTTTCTTGATCTGGGGGCAGCATGCGTAGAGGTGGCCGTCTTCGCCCTTGAAGATGGAGTCGTCCAGCACGAGGTATTGCACGCAGGTTTCGGCGAAGACGTTCTTAAGTCCGCGCTTCTGCGCCTCGGCGATGATGTCCGTGCCTTCGGCCGTGGACATGTGGACGATATAGAGTCGGCCGCCGGTGACCTCAGCCCATTTCACGGCTCGCTGGATCGCCTCGGCTTCGATGAAGTTCGGTCGCGTGATGGCGTGCAACTGGGCGCCGAGCTGCTTCATTTCCTCTTCGTTGTGGTGGCGGGCGATCAACTCATCAAGCACGCGGCTGCTCTCCGCGTGAATCAGCAGCATCGCGTTCAATTCGCGGCATTTTTCAAGGGCGCCGAAGATGGCGGCGTCGTCAGCCTGCCAGCCTTCCTTCTCGTAGATCATGAACTGCTTGAACGTGGTCAAGCCCTGTTTGACCATGTCCGCCATTTCGTGCTTGTGGCGTTCCCATTTGGTGACCGCGACGTGGAAGCTGTAGTCGACACAGGCCTTCTGAGCGCGAGACATCCAGTTATCGACGGCATCCTGGAGTGATTCGTCTCCATAAGGAATCGCGAAGTCGATGACCGTCGTTACGCCGCCTCGAGCGGCCGCCCGGGTTCCCGTGTTGTAATCGTCGGCCGATGTGGTTCCGCAGAATGGGAGTTCGAGATGGACGTGGACGTCGATCGCGCCGGGCATGACATAGCAGCCAGTGGCGTCGATGACGCGCGTGCCGTTGCCGCCCGCCTTTTTGGCGAGGCCCTTGCCGACCTTGACGATCTTCTCGCCGGCGATCGCAACGTCGGCCTTCTCGGTACCCTTGGCGTGAACGACGGTTCCATTTGCAATGATGGTATCTGCGGACATGATGGCCTCTCCCTGAGTGTTCGAATCCATTTCGGGATGCCCTGCTATTGTGCGTTGCGCGCGCGGGCGGGTCAATGGAAGTGGGGGCGACGCGTGACGGTACTTCGGCTGTGTGAGCGGTATGCCGCGCGTTGAAGAAGGATGCGCATGGGTCTAAGATTACGCTTCTCGCGGGATTCCGGTTCCCGCAGACACGACCTGCGCAACTAGTTTCGCCGACTCGCATTAACTGAGCTGCGATCGTGCGGAGGTGCCTCTTCCCACCATGCCCAAACGGGTCATCATTCTCGGCTCCACGGGTTCCATAGGTCGCAGTGCACTTTCGGTCGCGGAGTCCCTTCCTGGTGAATTTGAGATCGTGGGCCTGGCGGCCGACTCCAGTTGGGAGCGGCTGGTTGAGCAGATCACGCGATTTCGACCGTGTGTGGCGGTGCTATCGGATCCCGTCGCGGGAGAAAAGGCTCGAGCGGCGCTTCGGGCAGCTAAAATTTCGACCGAGCTTCTGGTGGGAACGGATTCGCTGGTCCGCCTCGTGAAAGAATACGACACCGACTTCGTTCTCGCAGGTATCGTCGGCGTGGCGGGATTGCCCGCGACCTTGGCCGCCGTTGAGCGTGGACTGACGGTCGGACTGGCAAACAAGGAATCTCTGGTTGTCGCGGGTCGCTTGATGGTGGAGGCCGCGACGCGGTCCGGCGCCCAACTGATT belongs to Phycisphaerae bacterium and includes:
- the hydA gene encoding dihydropyrimidinase — protein: MSADTIIANGTVVHAKGTEKADVAIAGEKIVKVGKGLAKKAGGNGTRVIDATGCYVMPGAIDVHVHLELPFCGTTSADDYNTGTRAAARGGVTTVIDFAIPYGDESLQDAVDNWMSRAQKACVDYSFHVAVTKWERHKHEMADMVKQGLTTFKQFMIYEKEGWQADDAAIFGALEKCRELNAMLLIHAESSRVLDELIARHHNEEEMKQLGAQLHAITRPNFIEAEAIQRAVKWAEVTGGRLYIVHMSTAEGTDIIAEAQKRGLKNVFAETCVQYLVLDDSIFKGEDGHLYACCPQIKKKPDQARIWKGLKKDTVSVISTDTCTFNREQKAMWSGDWTRIPMGLPGLETLVPLVYTYGVTKGRLSISELVKKCSTVPARMMGLGDRKGQIKKGFDADIAIIHPRHKIKVNPAEMETNADWSPYEGWNLAGFARTTLSRGRVIVDDYKFCGENGWGRFLARGVPGAI